The following coding sequences lie in one Desulfofalx alkaliphila DSM 12257 genomic window:
- the argB gene encoding acetylglutamate kinase → MLNALEKAGILVEALPYIKKFYGSTVVVKYGGHAMVNCQLKKAVIADLVLMKFVGINPVIVHGGGPEITSMLKKVGKESTFVGGLRVTDEETMEIVEMVLVGKLNKEIVALANSLGGKAVGLSGKDAGLIQATKKMGIVRHPDGNIESRDIGYVGQVSKINPAIIHTLIREGYIPVISPVGVGEGGESYNINADTVAGKLAEELKANKMMILTDVEGILRHKEDPQSLISVIKTSEIDDLIEGGIIAGGMIPKVECCVSAINNGVKSTHILDGRVPHSLLLEVFTDKGIGTMVVPG, encoded by the coding sequence ATGCTTAATGCTTTAGAAAAGGCCGGTATACTGGTTGAGGCGCTACCCTACATTAAAAAGTTTTACGGCTCCACAGTGGTGGTAAAATACGGCGGCCACGCCATGGTGAACTGCCAACTGAAAAAGGCGGTAATTGCCGACCTGGTACTGATGAAATTTGTGGGCATCAACCCGGTTATAGTTCACGGGGGCGGGCCGGAAATAACATCAATGCTCAAAAAGGTGGGCAAAGAAAGCACCTTTGTGGGCGGCCTTAGGGTAACCGATGAAGAGACCATGGAAATTGTGGAAATGGTGCTGGTGGGCAAATTAAACAAAGAAATTGTGGCCCTGGCCAACAGCCTGGGGGGCAAGGCGGTGGGTTTATCCGGTAAAGATGCCGGCTTAATCCAAGCCACAAAGAAAATGGGTATAGTGCGCCACCCGGACGGAAATATAGAAAGCCGCGATATCGGATACGTGGGCCAGGTGAGCAAAATAAATCCCGCCATCATCCATACCCTGATTAGGGAGGGTTACATACCGGTAATTTCGCCGGTTGGTGTGGGTGAAGGGGGAGAAAGTTATAACATCAATGCCGATACGGTGGCCGGCAAGCTGGCCGAAGAATTAAAGGCCAACAAGATGATGATTTTAACTGACGTGGAAGGAATACTGCGCCACAAGGAGGACCCCCAATCGCTGATCTCGGTTATTAAAACGTCAGAGATTGACGATCTGATTGAAGGGGGCATCATTGCCGGGGGCATGATTCCCAAGGTGGAGTGCTGTGTTTCAGCCATCAATAACGGGGTAAAATCCACCCACATCTTAGACGGGCGAGTACCCCATTCGCTGCTGTTAGAGGTGTTTACCGACAAGGGTATCGGCACCATGGTGGTGCCGGGATAA
- the argJ gene encoding bifunctional glutamate N-acetyltransferase/amino-acid acetyltransferase ArgJ, producing MSAVNIRHLTGGVTAVPGFKAGGVHAGIKKDKLDLAMIYNEKLCSAAGVFTTNLVKAAPLLLTMEHLKGGYAHGLVVNSGNANACNGPQGMADAKAMVKAAAKALGVDEGHMLVSSTGVIGQPMPMDKVITGIEKAAGELSPQGGHQGALAIMTTDTVPKEKAVQLEIAGRTVTIGGMAKGSGMINPNMATMLAFITTDALIGPQALRAALKEAVDDTFNMITVDGDTSTNDMVVVLASGAANHRPIEPKSGEYSAFVAGLKEVCSHLAQAIAKDGEGATTLLEVVVKGAKSLQDARLAARAVTGSNLFKAAVFGRDPNWGRIMCALGYSGAQFNPEKVDLFIGDEQVARDGGGIEFSEERATEILSKDKVTVTIDLKAGQYGATAWGCDLTYEYVRINGSYRT from the coding sequence TTGAGCGCTGTTAACATAAGACACTTAACCGGAGGGGTTACTGCGGTGCCCGGCTTTAAGGCCGGCGGCGTCCATGCCGGTATAAAAAAAGATAAACTTGACCTGGCAATGATATACAATGAAAAATTATGCAGTGCCGCCGGGGTATTTACCACTAACCTTGTAAAGGCAGCTCCCCTTTTGTTAACCATGGAGCACCTTAAGGGGGGTTACGCCCACGGGCTGGTAGTTAACTCCGGCAATGCCAACGCCTGCAATGGCCCCCAGGGGATGGCTGATGCCAAGGCCATGGTGAAGGCAGCTGCCAAGGCCCTTGGGGTGGATGAAGGCCATATGCTGGTATCGTCCACCGGTGTCATCGGTCAACCGATGCCCATGGACAAAGTAATTACGGGCATTGAAAAAGCCGCAGGGGAGCTCAGCCCCCAGGGCGGTCACCAAGGGGCGCTGGCTATTATGACCACCGATACAGTGCCCAAGGAAAAGGCGGTACAGTTGGAAATCGCCGGCCGCACGGTAACCATTGGGGGCATGGCCAAGGGCTCGGGGATGATTAACCCCAACATGGCCACCATGTTGGCCTTTATTACCACCGATGCCCTAATAGGGCCCCAAGCCCTGCGGGCTGCCCTAAAAGAGGCGGTGGATGACACCTTTAACATGATTACCGTGGACGGGGACACCAGCACCAACGACATGGTGGTGGTGCTGGCCAGCGGGGCCGCAAACCACCGGCCCATAGAGCCAAAGAGCGGTGAATACAGTGCTTTTGTGGCCGGGTTAAAGGAAGTGTGCAGCCATCTGGCCCAGGCCATTGCCAAGGACGGTGAAGGTGCCACCACCCTGCTGGAGGTGGTGGTGAAGGGGGCCAAAAGCCTGCAAGATGCCAGGCTTGCGGCCCGGGCGGTGACAGGGTCAAACCTCTTTAAGGCGGCGGTGTTTGGCAGGGATCCCAACTGGGGCCGCATAATGTGCGCCCTGGGCTACTCCGGGGCTCAGTTTAACCCCGAAAAGGTGGATCTTTTTATCGGCGATGAACAGGTGGCCAGGGACGGAGGCGGCATAGAGTTTAGCGAAGAGCGGGCCACCGAAATATTAAGTAAAGACAAGGTTACAGTGACCATAGATTTAAAGGCAGGCCAATACGGGGCCACTGCCTGGGGCTGCGACTTAACATACGAATACGTGCGTATTAACGGCAGCTACAGAACTTAG
- the argC gene encoding N-acetyl-gamma-glutamyl-phosphate reductase, whose amino-acid sequence MIKVAVIGATGYTGAELVRILSRHGEVQLVALTSRSYHGKPYWQVYPHLYQYTEMECEELDISRVVDRADVIFTALPHGHSMDIAAEVVRQGKKLVDLGADFRLNDGAHYKRWYQVEHTVPELLAEAVYGLPEINRQQIAACTLVANPGCYPTTAVLGLAPLVKNKLIDHSTIIIDSKSGVSGAGRGLSLKTHFSETNENFQAYAVAAHRHTPEIEQELSKLAGQPLTVSFTPHLTPMTRGMLSTIYAGLNESLDAEEIRRLYQEYYAGEYFVRVLPAGVLPQTKALAGSNYCDLWVTADARTKRVIVLSAIDNLVKGASGQAVQNMNIMFGLDERAGLDAVGLFP is encoded by the coding sequence ATGATAAAGGTTGCAGTAATAGGAGCCACCGGCTACACCGGTGCCGAACTGGTAAGAATACTGTCCCGCCACGGGGAGGTGCAGCTGGTGGCCTTAACCTCGCGCAGCTACCACGGCAAGCCCTACTGGCAGGTGTATCCGCACCTATACCAATACACCGAAATGGAATGTGAAGAACTGGATATCAGCCGGGTGGTGGACCGGGCAGATGTCATCTTTACGGCCCTGCCCCACGGCCACTCAATGGATATTGCCGCTGAGGTGGTGCGCCAGGGCAAAAAACTGGTGGATTTAGGTGCCGACTTTAGGTTAAATGACGGTGCCCACTACAAAAGATGGTATCAGGTGGAGCACACCGTCCCGGAACTTTTGGCAGAGGCAGTATACGGCCTGCCGGAAATTAACCGGCAACAAATTGCCGCTTGTACACTGGTGGCAAATCCGGGCTGCTACCCCACCACTGCCGTCTTGGGGCTGGCTCCCCTGGTGAAAAATAAACTCATTGACCACAGCACCATCATCATTGACAGCAAGTCGGGGGTTTCCGGTGCAGGGCGGGGTCTGTCCCTGAAAACCCATTTCTCTGAAACAAACGAAAACTTTCAGGCTTACGCCGTGGCCGCCCACCGGCACACGCCGGAGATAGAGCAGGAACTGTCAAAGCTGGCCGGCCAGCCCCTAACCGTCAGTTTCACTCCCCATCTCACCCCCATGACCAGGGGCATGTTGAGCACCATATATGCAGGTTTAAATGAGAGTCTTGATGCCGAGGAAATTCGCAGGCTGTACCAAGAATATTATGCCGGCGAATACTTTGTGCGGGTGCTGCCCGCCGGGGTGCTGCCCCAAACCAAGGCCTTGGCAGGCAGTAACTACTGCGACCTGTGGGTGACAGCCGATGCACGGACCAAGAGGGTGATAGTTTTATCTGCCATCGACAACCTGGTAAAAGGAGCGTCCGGCCAAGCGGTACAAAACATGAATATCATGTTCGGCTTGGATGAAAGGGCCGGCCTGGATGCGGTGGGGCTTTTCCCATAA
- the amrS gene encoding AmmeMemoRadiSam system radical SAM enzyme — protein MQPALFWKAKDDGMVLCQLCPKYCNIRPGKTGFCRVRKNIDGQLFTTNFGHLSAHAMDPIEKKPLYHYYPGQYILSLGTTGCNLRCGFCQNWSITHDDPKTIEVTPQHVAEVAANQDPYPNVGIAYTYSEPFMWYEFVFHTARLAREKGLKNVLVTNGYINEEPLRALLPYIDAMNIDVKAFTDDFYKQNCVGHLEPVKRTVEMVHDKCHLEVTTLIIPGLNDSEEEIGRLTDWLAGLNPKIPLHFSRYFPNFEFDTEATPPETLKRAKDIARTKLDYVYIGNLGDPEGVNTYCPRCGKVMVNRSWYNGKIVGLTPENKCKHCGEKIYLVR, from the coding sequence ATGCAACCGGCTTTATTTTGGAAAGCTAAAGATGACGGTATGGTCTTGTGCCAACTTTGCCCCAAATACTGTAACATCAGGCCCGGCAAGACAGGCTTTTGTAGGGTGCGAAAGAACATAGACGGTCAGCTGTTCACCACTAACTTTGGCCATTTATCGGCCCATGCCATGGATCCCATTGAAAAAAAGCCCTTGTACCACTATTATCCGGGGCAGTATATTCTGTCTTTAGGAACCACCGGCTGCAACCTGCGCTGCGGTTTTTGCCAGAATTGGAGCATCACCCATGATGACCCCAAAACAATAGAGGTAACACCGCAGCATGTGGCGGAGGTGGCCGCTAACCAAGACCCCTACCCCAACGTGGGCATTGCCTATACCTACTCGGAACCCTTTATGTGGTATGAGTTTGTTTTTCACACCGCCAGGCTGGCCAGGGAAAAAGGCTTAAAAAACGTCTTGGTAACCAACGGCTATATTAATGAAGAACCCCTAAGGGCCTTGCTGCCCTATATTGATGCCATGAATATTGATGTCAAGGCCTTCACCGATGATTTTTATAAACAAAACTGTGTGGGCCACCTGGAGCCTGTTAAGCGCACGGTGGAAATGGTACATGACAAATGCCACCTGGAAGTTACCACCTTAATTATACCGGGGCTTAATGATTCAGAGGAAGAAATAGGGCGGCTTACCGATTGGCTAGCCGGCCTGAACCCCAAAATACCCCTGCATTTTTCCCGGTATTTTCCTAACTTCGAGTTTGACACAGAGGCCACTCCGCCGGAGACCTTAAAAAGGGCCAAGGATATAGCCCGCACTAAACTGGACTACGTTTACATTGGCAACCTGGGAGACCCGGAGGGCGTAAATACCTACTGCCCCCGCTGCGGCAAGGTGATGGTAAACCGTTCTTGGTACAACGGCAAAATTGTTGGCCTTACCCCGGAAAACAAGTGTAAGCACTGCGGTGAAAAAATTTATCTGGTGAGATAA
- the amrA gene encoding AmmeMemoRadiSam system protein A translates to MSVVFCGVVPHPPIAVPEVGNREAKKVQDTQQALLELGWRIKASGAEVLVIISPHSPVFADAIVINNSPRLKGSLQRFGAPGVTFDYAGDLDMVDEIIDRCQELNLAAAVLDEDLAKDYNVDVTLDHGVTVPLYFIRQAGVELPLVVVSMSLLSFEQLYHFGLAVDRAARAQNRPVALLASGDLSHRLAPDAPAGFHPQAKEFDSDIVRLVGAADAQGLINYDLDAVDRAGECGMRPIIMMMGALDGKGVEAEVLSYQAPFGVGYMVASLIPGRQDDSKSILANLAKERQQRIKKMRERESYLVQLARHTLESHVLGKDKPKIDLKEVPEEFKKPAATFVTVKKNGHLRGCIGTVLPRYESIVEEVMQNAISAGTADPRFQPVRPEELDELTYSVDVLAEPEPISDLTELDPHKYGVIVSAGHRRGLLLPNLEGIDHARQQVEIAKEKAGIGPGEKVNLERFEVIRYK, encoded by the coding sequence TTGTCAGTTGTTTTTTGCGGCGTGGTACCCCACCCGCCCATTGCGGTGCCCGAGGTGGGTAACAGGGAAGCAAAAAAAGTGCAGGACACCCAGCAGGCCCTGTTGGAGTTAGGATGGCGTATAAAAGCCAGCGGCGCCGAGGTGTTGGTGATTATCTCCCCCCACAGCCCGGTATTTGCTGACGCCATTGTGATAAACAATTCTCCCAGACTTAAAGGGAGCTTACAGCGCTTTGGTGCCCCCGGGGTAACCTTTGACTATGCCGGCGACCTTGACATGGTCGATGAAATTATTGACCGCTGCCAAGAACTGAATCTGGCGGCGGCGGTCTTAGATGAGGACTTGGCCAAGGATTACAATGTGGATGTTACCCTTGATCATGGGGTTACCGTGCCCTTGTACTTTATAAGGCAGGCCGGTGTAGAACTGCCCTTGGTGGTTGTTTCCATGTCATTACTTAGCTTTGAGCAATTATATCACTTTGGCCTTGCGGTGGACAGGGCTGCCCGGGCCCAAAACCGGCCGGTGGCCTTGCTGGCCAGCGGCGACCTATCCCACCGGCTGGCGCCCGACGCACCGGCGGGCTTTCATCCCCAGGCTAAGGAATTTGACAGTGACATCGTACGCCTTGTGGGTGCAGCCGATGCCCAGGGCTTGATAAATTATGACTTAGATGCGGTGGATAGGGCAGGGGAGTGCGGTATGCGGCCCATCATTATGATGATGGGTGCCCTGGACGGCAAAGGGGTGGAGGCGGAGGTGCTATCCTACCAAGCCCCCTTTGGGGTGGGCTACATGGTGGCCTCATTAATACCGGGCCGGCAGGATGACAGCAAATCAATACTGGCCAATTTGGCAAAGGAGCGTCAACAGAGGATAAAGAAAATGCGGGAAAGGGAAAGCTACCTGGTTCAACTGGCCCGCCATACGCTGGAAAGCCATGTGCTGGGCAAAGACAAACCAAAAATTGATTTAAAAGAAGTTCCCGAGGAATTTAAAAAGCCGGCGGCCACCTTTGTCACCGTCAAAAAGAACGGGCACCTGAGGGGCTGTATCGGTACAGTGCTGCCTCGTTATGAAAGCATAGTGGAAGAGGTAATGCAAAATGCCATCAGCGCCGGCACGGCCGACCCCCGTTTTCAGCCTGTGCGGCCGGAGGAGTTGGATGAATTGACCTACTCGGTGGACGTGCTGGCTGAGCCGGAACCGATATCCGACCTGACAGAGCTGGACCCCCATAAATATGGGGTGATAGTAAGCGCCGGCCACCGCAGGGGACTGCTGCTGCCTAACTTAGAAGGAATAGACCATGCCCGCCAACAGGTGGAAATAGCCAAGGAAAAGGCCGGCATTGGACCGGGAGAAAAGGTTAACCTGGAACGCTTTGAGGTAATTAGATACAAATAG
- a CDS encoding flagellar hook-length control protein FliK — MAQQAKAQPKQVAKNSVQNQQAAAETGRHLPAALAKGEAAKKSETSHGGRQLSTPEIFYLPLPIKVDAFKSALLYLRQYSGSTAAEEDANKCIFIKLETFNMGILWIGIEHRGGQGLVVRFVAEDQGTRRLIEEIVPDVKGELIASGYSNTIVNCQVQPGVQGCQDIDSAAPGAAVVHSLVDWEV, encoded by the coding sequence GTGGCTCAGCAGGCCAAGGCCCAGCCCAAGCAAGTTGCCAAAAATAGCGTACAAAATCAGCAGGCGGCGGCGGAAACCGGCCGGCACTTGCCCGCTGCCCTTGCAAAGGGCGAGGCAGCTAAGAAGTCCGAAACTTCCCATGGCGGCCGCCAGCTTTCCACACCAGAGATTTTTTATTTGCCCCTGCCCATAAAAGTAGATGCCTTTAAATCTGCCCTCCTATACTTGCGGCAGTACTCCGGCAGCACAGCTGCTGAGGAAGATGCAAACAAATGTATATTTATTAAGTTAGAAACCTTTAATATGGGGATCTTGTGGATAGGCATTGAACACCGCGGCGGCCAGGGCTTGGTGGTGCGATTTGTGGCGGAGGACCAAGGGACCCGCCGGTTAATTGAGGAGATAGTGCCCGATGTTAAAGGGGAGTTAATAGCTTCGGGGTACAGCAACACCATTGTAAATTGCCAGGTGCAGCCGGGTGTGCAGGGCTGTCAAGATATCGATTCCGCTGCCCCCGGTGCTGCAGTTGTGCACTCTTTGGTGGATTGGGAGGTATAG
- a CDS encoding EscU/YscU/HrcU family type III secretion system export apparatus switch protein: MSKQKRSRKTAAAIRYRHGEDRTPKVVAAGHGRVAEKIEEIARQEGIPIHQDKVLAQALTDLGVGAEIPPDLYEAVAKILIQVARLDRQLSKL; the protein is encoded by the coding sequence TTGAGTAAACAAAAACGCTCCCGCAAAACAGCGGCAGCCATCCGCTACCGGCATGGTGAAGACCGCACCCCTAAGGTCGTTGCCGCAGGGCACGGCCGGGTGGCTGAGAAAATAGAGGAAATAGCCCGGCAGGAGGGCATTCCCATCCATCAGGACAAGGTGCTGGCCCAGGCCTTAACCGACCTGGGAGTAGGAGCCGAAATACCGCCGGACTTATACGAGGCGGTGGCAAAAATACTAATCCAGGTGGCCCGCCTTGATAGACAGCTGTCTAAATTATGA